Proteins from one Triticum aestivum cultivar Chinese Spring chromosome 7A, IWGSC CS RefSeq v2.1, whole genome shotgun sequence genomic window:
- the LOC123151312 gene encoding purine-uracil permease NCS1-like: MAAVSMALSRPLAARHSAHHLQLHHLLAVSTSPPRLPLLPRGPPAGIAPLHLPRGGGTARRIMPVCPRLGSGGSDDLAPTPKSARTMTGFDLASLWVGLVVGVPAYYLAGSLVDLGMSAIQGVATVTLANLIVLATLVLTAAPAVTHGLPFPVLARAAFGVHGAHVPAVVRAVIGCGWFGIESWIGGRAIFLLLPVWLKTHAPLLKPVPGLGASPLEIACLLVFSAAQLAVIMRGMDGIRKLEKYAAPVLVALTSALLAWAYVSAGGFGPILSLPPRLVGGEFWQLFFPALTANISFWSTVAINIPDFARYARSQTDQVLGQIGLPVFMGMFTFAGLAITSSTEAIFGQVISDPIELLSRIGGPATRVLAIFGITLAIITTNIAANVVAPANTLVALAPQTFTFAKGALATALLGIALQPWRLLGSSESFVFTWLLGNAALMGPIGGVVLADHYIVRRTALDVDALYSEEADSPYYFQGGFNVAAMVAMAAGFAAVMPGFLHKVGVLPTMSKALVVAYDNAWFVSFFIAGAVYSLLRLRRGVEVKRQYSRATSYSY, from the coding sequence ATGGCCGCCGTGTCCATGGCCCTGTCCCGACCGCTCGCCGCACGGCATTCCGCTCACCACCTGCAGCTGCACCACCTCCTCGCCGTCTCCACCTCGCCGCCGCGGCTGCCTCTGCTCCCGCGCGGGCCGCCAGCCGGGATCGCGCCTCTGCACCTCCCTCGCGGGGGCGGCACGGCCAGGAGGATCATGCCCGTCTGCCCCAGGCTTGGGTCGGGCGGATCGGACGACCTGGCCCCCACGCCCAAGTCGGCACGCACCATGACGGGCTTCGACCTGGCCAGCCTCTGGGTCGGCCTCGTCGTCGGCGTGCCGGCCTACTACCTCGCCGGCAGCCTCGTCGACCTCGGCATGTCAGCGATCCAGGGCGTAGCCACAGTCACGCTCGCCAACCTCATCGTGCTCGCCACGCTCGTGCTCACGGCCGCGCCGGCCGTCACGCACGGGCTGCCGTTCCCggtgctcgcgcgcgccgccttcGGGGTTCACGGCGCGCACGTCCCGGCCGTCGTCCGTGCGGTCATCGGCTGCGGGTGGTTCGGGATCGAGTCGTGGATCGGCGGCCGAGCCATCTTCCTCCTCCTGCCGGTGTGGCTCAAGACCCACGCGCCGCTGCTGAAGCCGGTGCCCGGCCTCGGGGCCTCGCCGCTCGAGATCGCGTGCCTCCTCGTCTTCTCTGCCGCGCAGCTCGCCGTCATCATGCGCGGCATGGACGGCATCCGCAAGCTTGAGAAGTACGCAGCACCGGTGCTCGTGGCGCTCACCTCCGCGTTGCTGGCCTGGGCCTACGTCTCCGCCGGTGGCTTCGGGCCCATCCTCTCGCTTCCGCCACGGCTGGTCGGCGGCGAATTCTGGCAGCTCTTCTTCCCGGCGCTCACCGCCAACATCAGTTTCTGGTCGACGGTGGCCATCAACATCCCGGATTTCGCGCGGTACGCCCGGAGCCAGACGGACCAGGTGCTCGGCCAGATCGGGCTGCCGGTGTTCATGGGCATGTTCACCTTCGCCGGCCTCGCCATAACCTCCTCCACCGAGGCCATCTTCGGGCAGGTCATCTCCGACCCCATCGAGCTCCTCAGCCGCATCGGCGGGCCCGCCACCAGGGTCCTCGCCATCTTCGGCATCACCCTAGCCATCATCACCACCAACATCGCCGCCAACGTCGTCGCGCCGGCGAACACCCTCGTCGCGCTCGCGCCGCAGACATTCAcgttcgccaagggcgcgctcgccaCGGCGCTGCTCGGCATCGCCTTGCAGCCGTGGCGGCTGCTCGGCTCCAGCGAGAGCTTCGTCTTCACCTGGCTGCTGGGAAATGCGGCGCTCATGGGGCCCATCGGAGGCGTCGTGCTCGCCGATCACTACATAGTGCGGCGTACCGCGTTGGACGTCGACGCGCTCTACTCGGAGGAAGCCGACAGCCCCTACTACTTCCAGGGCGGTTTCAACGTTGCCGCGATGGTGGCGATGGCGGCAGGATTCGCCGCCGTCATGCCGGGGTTCTTGCACAAGGTCGGGGTGCTGCCGACAATGTCCAAGGCACTCGTCGTGGCCTATGACAACGCCTGGTTCGTCAGTTTCTTCATCGCCGGCGCCGTCTACTCCCTGCTGCGTCTCCGGAGAGGGGTTGAAGTGAAACGACAGTACAGTCGTGCCACTTCATACTCCTACTAG